The following are encoded in a window of Bacillus xiapuensis genomic DNA:
- a CDS encoding putative bifunctional diguanylate cyclase/phosphodiesterase: MGNEEWLNFAKKILEDINEGVMVADENGLILSVNPAFQIVTGYQEDEVIGKNPNILQSGIHNKDFYRKLWEKVHEEGVWKGEIWNKRKNGEVFPEWLTLSSIKNEEGEVTNYIGVFTDISFQKEAERELQKLAHSDRLTGLANRYAYKKRMDALLATSGAYDQRLAILFLDLDRFQQINDSYGHEAGDRLLSEVALRLKKLLKNKDLLARIGGDEFAITLANINHPREAFTLAGRIIEVLSVPFWIQQQETYMSTSIGISFFPEDGANFDELLRSADKAMYKAKQQGRNRFTVYHNELDTNDVKTITMERELRKAIQRQELYLMYQPQINVKSGEISGAEALLRWKSRVFGEVSPGDFIPLAEEIGLIVPIGEWIMSQVCHDFKQVEMAGFSDFSFAVNISPLQFLQETFIDRLMYIIEKENVPPKSIELELTESTIMPNAKESIRKLNDLKSRGFQISIDDFGTGYSSLSYLTRFPLNRLKIDRSFIQGITNSQEDLSVVRAILTMAHSLELGAVAEGVESSEQLLILKEEQCDFVQGYYYSKPLRLEALIDLLYIWENRQEN, translated from the coding sequence ATGGGGAATGAAGAGTGGCTGAATTTTGCTAAAAAAATATTGGAAGATATTAATGAAGGTGTGATGGTAGCGGATGAAAATGGACTGATATTGTCTGTCAATCCCGCCTTTCAAATTGTTACCGGTTATCAGGAAGACGAGGTAATAGGAAAAAACCCCAATATTCTACAATCAGGTATTCACAATAAAGACTTTTACCGTAAGCTTTGGGAAAAGGTTCATGAAGAGGGAGTATGGAAAGGGGAAATCTGGAATAAAAGAAAAAATGGGGAAGTATTCCCTGAGTGGCTGACATTAAGTTCAATCAAAAACGAAGAGGGAGAAGTAACAAATTACATAGGGGTGTTTACCGATATTAGCTTTCAAAAGGAAGCGGAAAGAGAATTGCAAAAGCTGGCTCACAGCGATAGATTGACCGGACTGGCTAATCGGTATGCTTATAAAAAAAGGATGGATGCCTTGTTGGCCACTTCGGGTGCCTATGATCAAAGGCTGGCGATCCTGTTTTTAGATCTCGACCGCTTTCAGCAAATTAATGATAGCTATGGCCATGAAGCAGGAGACAGGCTGCTGTCGGAGGTCGCTTTGCGTCTAAAGAAATTATTGAAGAATAAAGATCTCCTCGCTCGCATTGGTGGAGACGAATTTGCGATCACATTAGCTAATATTAATCATCCGCGGGAAGCTTTCACACTGGCTGGACGAATTATCGAAGTGCTGTCTGTCCCATTTTGGATTCAACAACAGGAAACATACATGTCGACGTCGATCGGCATCAGTTTCTTTCCGGAAGACGGAGCGAATTTCGACGAGTTGCTGCGCAGCGCTGATAAAGCCATGTATAAAGCGAAGCAGCAAGGGAGAAACAGATTTACTGTTTATCATAATGAGCTGGATACGAATGATGTCAAAACCATCACAATGGAAAGGGAACTTCGTAAAGCGATTCAGCGGCAGGAGCTATATCTAATGTATCAGCCGCAAATTAATGTGAAATCAGGCGAAATTTCAGGTGCTGAAGCTCTTTTGCGCTGGAAAAGCCGAGTGTTTGGAGAAGTCTCTCCCGGAGATTTTATCCCGCTGGCGGAAGAAATCGGTTTAATCGTACCAATTGGAGAATGGATCATGAGCCAAGTGTGTCATGATTTCAAACAAGTAGAAATGGCTGGTTTTAGCGATTTTTCTTTTGCCGTTAACATTTCACCTCTGCAATTCCTGCAAGAAACGTTTATCGACCGGCTTATGTATATAATAGAAAAAGAAAACGTCCCTCCGAAATCCATTGAATTGGAATTAACGGAAAGCACGATCATGCCGAATGCCAAGGAATCTATTCGGAAGTTGAATGACTTAAAAAGCCGAGGATTTCAGATTTCCATCGATGATTTTGGCACAGGCTACTCATCCTTAAGCTATTTGACACGCTTTCCTTTAAACCGCTTGAAAATCGACCGCTCTTTCATTCAAGGCATCACGAATAGCCAAGAGGATCTTTCCGTTGTAAGAGCGATACTGACCATGGCTCACAGCTTAGAGCTTGGCGCAGTAGCAGAAGGGGTTGAATCTTCGGAGCAGCTGCTGATTTTAAAAGAAGAACAATGTGACTTCGTTCAAGGATATTATTATTCAAAACCGTTACGATTGGAAGCGTTAATTGATTTGCTGTATATTTGGGAAAATCGGCAAGAAAACTGA
- the gpsB gene encoding cell division regulator GpsB, with amino-acid sequence MLSNKVKLTAKDILEKDFKTSMRGYNPDEVDQFLDLIIKDYEVFHQVIEELQQENLRLKKQTETKMSRSQHQQQVPAQPAPAAGSTNFDILKRLSNLERHVFGDKLYNE; translated from the coding sequence ATGTTATCTAACAAAGTAAAATTAACGGCAAAAGATATTTTAGAAAAAGATTTTAAAACGTCTATGCGGGGATATAATCCTGACGAAGTGGATCAATTTTTAGATCTTATCATTAAAGATTATGAAGTATTCCATCAAGTGATTGAAGAATTGCAGCAGGAGAACTTGCGGCTGAAAAAGCAAACTGAAACGAAGATGAGCCGCTCCCAGCATCAGCAGCAGGTTCCTGCGCAGCCGGCGCCGGCTGCGGGCTCTACAAATTTCGATATTTTAAAACGGCTCTCCAATTTGGAAAGACATGTGTTTGGAGATAAGCTTTATAATGAATAA
- a CDS encoding DUF1273 domain-containing protein has translation MSVWTVTGYKPYELGVFQDEDPAVYYIKKALEQQIRQLLDEGMEWIIISGQLGVECWAAEVVFSLQPDYPELKLAVLTPFMNQQDNWKEETREYYEKIISGADFVASVSNQPYTSPQQFRNKNELMLRKSSGLLIIYDEEKEGTPKYLFQMARKWRERQSYEIRQVTFYDLQAIVDEEQSNNVDWE, from the coding sequence ATGTCAGTCTGGACAGTGACCGGTTATAAGCCTTATGAATTAGGCGTTTTTCAGGACGAGGATCCAGCTGTTTATTACATAAAAAAAGCGCTGGAGCAGCAAATCCGCCAGCTTTTGGACGAAGGAATGGAGTGGATTATCATCAGCGGCCAGCTCGGAGTGGAATGCTGGGCAGCGGAGGTTGTATTCAGCTTGCAGCCGGATTACCCAGAGCTGAAGCTGGCTGTTTTAACACCGTTTATGAATCAGCAAGACAATTGGAAAGAAGAGACCCGCGAATATTATGAGAAAATCATATCTGGCGCTGACTTTGTTGCGTCAGTGTCTAATCAGCCATATACGAGCCCGCAGCAATTCCGCAACAAAAATGAGCTGATGCTGCGGAAATCATCCGGTCTGCTGATTATATATGATGAAGAAAAGGAAGGAACGCCGAAATATTTATTTCAGATGGCCCGCAAATGGCGAGAGCGGCAATCGTATGAAATACGGCAAGTGACATTTTATGATTTGCAAGCGATCGTTGACGAAGAACAGAGCAATAATGTAGACTGGGAGTGA
- a CDS encoding spore coat protein, producing the protein MYPCRPPKVLPAIVHPPTCCEQHTYEEVIVPHIHPTHTAHVNHQLYEHQHYFPHTESFAQNAYNQQQICGRRPYGY; encoded by the coding sequence ATGTATCCTTGCAGACCGCCTAAGGTGTTGCCGGCGATTGTTCATCCGCCGACCTGCTGTGAACAGCACACTTATGAAGAAGTGATTGTTCCGCATATTCATCCGACTCACACAGCTCATGTGAATCACCAGCTGTATGAGCACCAGCATTATTTTCCGCATACTGAATCTTTTGCTCAAAATGCCTACAATCAACAGCAAATCTGCGGAAGACGCCCGTATGGTTATTAA
- a CDS encoding ribonuclease H-like domain-containing protein, producing the protein MKSHLVREEQPAERQPIDLQSADIPHWADWQQANVKLYRWNQQYCFIREVCYPLHYQHGKYTFHDVKEAIASWDRWPGSHPLSAKGLKSSDLFFFDTETTGLGGGAGNTIFLLGYARVLEDQVIVRQHFLPEPGNEVALYSSFLENVDYNTLVTYNGKSFDWPQVKTRHTLVREHVPKLPAFGHFDLYHASRRLWKHALDSVRLVNVEKEILEIKRKEDVPGYLAPMIYFDYIERRQPEGILKVMQHNEMDILTLITLYTHISYQLLQTNIDSTFREQIEVARWLQAVGEKQKSAETYRKLADADSTSIGMEAKHALAFHYKRKQRWAEAVSLWRDVCESGTSRCKKEAHIELSKYYEHKVKDLQEALVHARKASSFDPSPADQLTKRIQRIESKLRKKSIR; encoded by the coding sequence ATGAAGTCGCATCTGGTGAGAGAGGAGCAGCCAGCTGAGCGTCAGCCAATAGACTTACAATCTGCCGATATCCCGCATTGGGCAGATTGGCAGCAAGCGAACGTAAAGCTTTATCGGTGGAATCAGCAGTATTGTTTCATTCGGGAAGTGTGTTACCCTCTTCATTATCAGCATGGCAAGTACACATTTCATGACGTAAAAGAAGCGATTGCCAGCTGGGACAGATGGCCGGGGTCCCATCCGTTATCGGCAAAAGGTCTGAAATCCAGCGACTTATTCTTTTTCGATACAGAAACGACAGGCCTTGGCGGCGGCGCGGGAAATACTATTTTCTTATTAGGCTACGCGCGGGTATTAGAGGATCAAGTCATAGTCCGCCAGCATTTTTTGCCGGAGCCGGGAAATGAAGTGGCGCTTTATTCGAGTTTTCTTGAAAATGTCGACTATAACACGCTTGTGACATATAATGGAAAGTCATTTGACTGGCCGCAAGTGAAAACGAGACATACGCTCGTGCGCGAACATGTCCCCAAGCTGCCGGCGTTCGGACATTTTGACCTTTATCATGCATCAAGAAGGCTTTGGAAACATGCGCTGGACTCCGTTCGGCTCGTTAATGTAGAAAAGGAGATCCTAGAGATCAAGCGGAAGGAAGACGTACCGGGCTATCTGGCGCCGATGATATATTTTGACTATATAGAAAGAAGGCAGCCGGAAGGTATATTAAAAGTGATGCAGCATAATGAAATGGACATTCTGACATTGATCACACTGTATACGCATATCAGCTATCAGCTATTGCAAACGAATATTGACAGTACGTTCCGGGAGCAAATAGAGGTAGCGAGATGGCTGCAGGCGGTTGGAGAAAAACAAAAGTCGGCTGAGACTTATCGAAAGCTGGCAGATGCGGATTCGACCTCCATCGGAATGGAAGCAAAACATGCGCTTGCTTTTCATTATAAAAGGAAGCAGCGGTGGGCAGAGGCTGTTTCGCTTTGGAGGGATGTGTGCGAAAGCGGAACTAGCCGCTGCAAGAAGGAGGCCCATATTGAGCTTAGCAAATACTATGAGCACAAGGTAAAGGATTTGCAAGAAGCCTTAGTTCACGCGCGGAAAGCTTCATCCTTTGATCCTTCTCCTGCAGATCAGCTTACGAAAAGAATTCAGCGAATTGAGAGCAAATTAAGGAAAAAGTCAATCCGATAG